Proteins from one Magnetospirillum sp. 15-1 genomic window:
- a CDS encoding ABC transporter substrate-binding protein: MRLRWTMVAVAGAAFLAVFMLLRWGGVFDERKLVIGVLNHAIVAEEALDGFKSGLMALGYAEGGRVTYLYRGPVTGPALEAEAERLAGLRPDLFLTLSTPAAKAAFAVAKDTGTPLIFAPASDPIAIGLVNSLGRPGRNATGVTFGIQEPVRLQWLKTMLPGLKAVLVPYNPDDPSPKASLEKIRPVAADLGIRLDLALARNVAELDSALGGMAPDVGAVFVPVDAFVASQVPRMMLTTLARGVPLTTPQRGGVVDGAFMSYGLDMKALGGQGARLAAQVFGGVPAGDLPVETAEFRLVINMETAGRLGIQVPDHILRQAELIRAARGDDGR, translated from the coding sequence ATGCGGCTGCGCTGGACGATGGTGGCAGTGGCGGGGGCCGCGTTTTTGGCCGTCTTCATGCTGCTCCGCTGGGGTGGAGTTTTCGACGAGCGCAAGCTGGTGATCGGCGTCCTCAACCACGCCATTGTCGCCGAAGAGGCCCTGGACGGTTTCAAGTCCGGCCTGATGGCCCTGGGCTATGCCGAGGGCGGGCGGGTCACCTATCTCTATCGCGGGCCGGTGACCGGCCCCGCCCTGGAGGCGGAAGCGGAGCGGCTGGCGGGGCTGAGGCCCGACCTGTTCCTGACCCTCTCCACCCCGGCGGCCAAGGCGGCTTTCGCCGTGGCGAAGGATACCGGCACTCCGCTGATTTTCGCTCCGGCCAGCGATCCCATCGCCATCGGTCTGGTGAACAGCCTGGGGCGGCCGGGGCGCAACGCCACCGGCGTCACCTTCGGCATCCAGGAGCCGGTGCGGCTGCAATGGCTGAAGACCATGCTGCCCGGCCTCAAGGCGGTGCTGGTTCCCTACAATCCCGACGATCCGTCGCCCAAGGCGTCCCTGGAGAAGATCAGGCCGGTGGCCGCCGATCTGGGGATCCGGCTCGATCTGGCCCTGGCGCGCAATGTGGCGGAACTGGATTCCGCCCTGGGGGGGATGGCCCCCGACGTGGGGGCGGTGTTCGTGCCGGTGGATGCCTTCGTGGCGTCGCAGGTGCCGCGCATGATGCTGACCACCCTGGCCCGGGGCGTGCCTCTGACCACCCCGCAGCGCGGTGGGGTGGTGGACGGCGCCTTCATGTCCTATGGCCTGGACATGAAGGCGTTGGGTGGTCAGGGCGCCCGGCTGGCCGCCCAGGTGTTCGGCGGGGTTCCCGCCGGCGACCTGCCGGTGGAGACGGCGGAATTCCGATTGGTGATCAACATGGAGACGGCGGGGCGGCTGGGGATTCAGGTTCCCGACCATATCCTGCGGCAGGCGGAGCTGATCCGGGCGGCAAGGGGGGACGATGGCCGCTGA
- a CDS encoding ribbon-helix-helix domain-containing protein: MSEPLKRSVKIAGHATSVTLEAEFWDCLREMAQDRGLSVNQMVAEIDCSRGGNLSSAIRVFVLNELKRQAAG; this comes from the coding sequence ATGAGCGAACCGCTCAAACGCTCGGTCAAGATCGCCGGCCACGCCACCAGCGTGACGCTGGAGGCCGAGTTCTGGGACTGCCTGCGGGAGATGGCCCAGGACCGGGGCCTGTCCGTCAACCAGATGGTGGCCGAGATCGACTGCTCGCGCGGCGGCAACCTGTCCTCGGCCATCCGGGTGTTCGTCCTCAACGAACTTAAAAGACAAGCCGCCGGGTAA
- a CDS encoding DUF3572 domain-containing protein encodes MRDATLSPVSAEVTALQALAWVVTDQDRAMRFLALTGCDSETLRRRAGEADVLGAVLDFLLDDEASLLAFADEVDLPAQSVALARFALPGALRR; translated from the coding sequence ATGCGTGACGCCACGCTTTCACCGGTCTCGGCCGAGGTGACCGCACTGCAGGCCTTGGCCTGGGTGGTCACCGACCAGGACCGGGCCATGCGCTTCCTGGCGCTGACCGGCTGCGACTCCGAGACCTTGCGGCGGCGGGCAGGCGAGGCCGACGTGCTGGGAGCGGTGCTGGATTTCCTGCTGGACGACGAGGCGTCGCTGCTGGCCTTCGCCGACGAGGTGGACCTGCCGGCCCAGTCGGTGGCCCTGGCCCGCTTCGCCCTGCCCGGCGCGCTGCGGCGTTAG
- a CDS encoding antibiotic biosynthesis monooxygenase yields MDGQTGPVTVSIARKAVPGREADYEAWISRVTAEVSRWPGYQGVNVLRPAAATEYAYVTIYRFSNWEQCHAFEKSEERAEFLLELEGMVEGEGLVKRVTGLEFWFDLPEVPAQIRPSPHKMALVVTLVAYGVVMGLSFTVGPQIAGLPVWLRALIMVTAQVVLMTYVFMPQVTRLLRPWLFGR; encoded by the coding sequence ATGGATGGGCAAACCGGACCGGTGACCGTCAGCATCGCCCGCAAGGCGGTGCCGGGCCGCGAGGCCGATTATGAAGCCTGGATTTCGCGGGTCACCGCCGAGGTCTCCCGCTGGCCGGGCTATCAGGGCGTCAACGTGCTGCGGCCGGCCGCCGCCACCGAATACGCCTACGTCACCATCTACCGCTTCTCCAACTGGGAGCAGTGCCACGCCTTCGAGAAATCCGAGGAGCGGGCCGAATTCCTGCTGGAACTGGAGGGGATGGTCGAGGGCGAGGGGCTGGTCAAGCGCGTCACCGGCCTGGAATTCTGGTTCGACCTGCCCGAGGTGCCCGCCCAGATTCGCCCCTCGCCCCATAAGATGGCCCTGGTGGTCACCCTGGTGGCCTATGGCGTGGTCATGGGGCTGAGCTTTACCGTCGGGCCGCAGATCGCCGGATTGCCCGTGTGGCTGCGGGCCCTGATTATGGTCACCGCCCAGGTCGTGCTGATGACCTACGTCTTCATGCCCCAGGTCACAAGGCTGCTGCGGCCCTGGCTGTTTGGGAGATAG
- a CDS encoding DUF2934 domain-containing protein: MASLNTERLTLAETGALALDEAARELDKASDTTSFLKALERNQRVWRTLAQIAMARAWQFPSERQVAYALSTNGNGNDERINTLIDINREVSDILAHGDDISRIRERAHAIWESRGQPQGQDLEHWLLAEMELSSG; encoded by the coding sequence ATGGCAAGCCTGAATACGGAACGGCTGACTTTGGCGGAAACCGGCGCCCTGGCCTTGGACGAGGCGGCGCGGGAACTGGACAAGGCCAGCGATACGACCAGTTTCCTCAAGGCGCTGGAGCGTAACCAGCGGGTTTGGCGGACTTTGGCCCAGATCGCCATGGCGCGGGCCTGGCAATTCCCCAGCGAACGCCAAGTGGCCTATGCCCTGTCCACCAACGGCAACGGCAACGATGAACGCATCAATACCTTGATCGACATCAACCGGGAGGTCTCGGACATCCTGGCCCATGGCGACGACATCTCCCGCATCCGCGAGCGGGCTCATGCCATCTGGGAAAGCCGGGGCCAACCCCAGGGTCAGGACCTGGAACACTGGCTGCTGGCGGAAATGGAATTGTCCAGCGGCTAG
- a CDS encoding Pls/PosA family non-ribosomal peptide synthetase, which yields MTQSLPCALIGPRDPSLIRDETLWEIFSASVRVFPNTAAATFGDLTLTYAELSARAQAVARALAARGIGRGDFVGLWMSRSLDLHVALLGILASGAAYIPFDTEAPADRVAECLDDCAAKALIVDAFTMGGITGAMPSHTLILPTLEQSAPSGTSPDPRAQGASSADPAYAIYTSGSTGKPKAIVISHANICHYLRAANSIYGLRSDDVVFQGASVAFDLSLEEIFVPYLVGARLWIAGRRTLAEADQLPRVLAEAGITVLDTVPTLLGLLPGDIPGLRVIILGGEACPPALAERWCRPGRRIFNSYGPTETTVVATVAEVQAGKPVTIGRPIPNYVCHVVDDFTQPVAPGATGELLIGGPGVAAGYLGRPELTAEKFIHNPWDTDGGAPVLYRSGDAVAVDENGDITFHGRIDDQVKIRGFRVELGEIEARLSALPGVNQAAVSLRTDDGIERLVATIVPEAGASIEGGALKEGLRGQLPAYMVPSHFLVVDELPRLISGKLNRKALKGFPLDLSVGGGEQEEPATPTEAALLEAARRAFPGQAIPFEADFFLDLGGHSLLAAKFVSAVRETPALASLTLNEIYSARTLRAMGALLDARAPAPGAKAADLSFDPPTLKRRFLCGLAQAVAMPFILALTTAPWLGVFISYMLLSGEDASFLKEMSTLMVTYAVINVGTVTASIALKWVILGRTRPGRHKLWGPYYFRWWLAQRVVSVAHIKWFQGTPIMSIYLRLLGAKVGSDCVLSEMEAGAFDLVSIGNGVSIGGKTRLANAEAIGDELVIGTIAIGDDAYIGTSCMISHGVVIETGGELGDLTSVAPDVRVGRYEHWDGSPGRKVGMVDAAALPEAAQASFGRKLGLTLLYGLMLVVLPPISLLPIFPAFSIFERLSDVLVGGEYATILPLLAWPTAMALIAVTVLLIAIVRWSVLPVVTAGSYSIYGGFYVRKWIVALATELMLETLSSLYATVYMRLWYRLMGAKIGKDAEISCNLAGRYDLTDIGPGCFIADEVVLGDECVRRGWMVLEPVKTEARVFVGNDAVVPPGAVIPTGTLIGIKSRPPTNAEMSPGDTWFGNPPFKLPVRQRFDDVGSNWTFAPPLWRRVLRAVFEAFAVSLPTALFITFGILTVDLLAPSILARDYAIVLPLFVAASVAISFSLALSSVAVKWLMMGVYRPTAKPMWSWWALRTEAVAVMYWGLAGKVLLDHLRGTPFLPWFLWLYGCRFGSGVFMDTTDITEFDCIEVGDFCAINSLSALQTHLYEDRVMKVGRVKLGTGVTVGSGSTVLYDTDVGDFARVGKLTIIMKGEGLPAHSQWEGAPAQTVTVRS from the coding sequence GTGACACAATCCTTGCCTTGCGCCCTGATCGGGCCCCGTGATCCTTCGCTGATTCGCGACGAGACCCTGTGGGAAATCTTCTCCGCCAGCGTGCGGGTGTTTCCCAACACCGCCGCCGCCACCTTCGGCGATCTCACCCTGACCTATGCCGAATTGTCGGCCCGCGCCCAAGCCGTGGCCCGTGCCCTGGCGGCGCGCGGCATCGGACGAGGCGATTTCGTCGGGCTGTGGATGAGCCGTTCCCTCGACTTACACGTGGCTCTGCTGGGAATCCTGGCGTCGGGCGCCGCCTATATCCCGTTCGATACCGAAGCACCCGCCGATCGGGTGGCCGAGTGCCTGGACGATTGCGCCGCCAAGGCGCTGATCGTCGACGCCTTCACCATGGGCGGCATCACCGGCGCCATGCCGTCCCACACCCTGATCCTGCCCACCCTGGAACAATCGGCGCCGTCCGGGACCTCGCCCGATCCGCGCGCCCAGGGCGCCAGTTCGGCCGATCCGGCCTATGCCATCTACACCTCGGGCTCCACCGGCAAGCCCAAGGCCATCGTCATCAGCCACGCGAACATCTGCCACTATCTGCGCGCCGCCAACTCCATCTACGGCCTGCGCTCCGACGATGTGGTGTTCCAGGGCGCCTCGGTGGCCTTCGACCTGTCGCTGGAAGAGATTTTCGTCCCCTATCTGGTGGGTGCGCGCCTGTGGATCGCCGGCCGCCGCACCCTGGCCGAGGCGGACCAATTGCCGCGCGTGCTGGCCGAGGCCGGCATCACGGTGCTGGACACGGTGCCGACCCTGCTCGGTCTGCTGCCCGGCGACATTCCCGGCCTGCGCGTCATCATCCTGGGCGGCGAGGCCTGCCCCCCCGCTTTGGCCGAGCGCTGGTGCCGTCCGGGGCGGCGTATCTTCAATTCCTACGGCCCCACCGAGACCACCGTGGTGGCCACCGTGGCGGAAGTGCAAGCCGGCAAGCCGGTGACCATCGGCCGCCCCATCCCCAATTACGTCTGCCACGTGGTGGATGATTTCACCCAGCCGGTCGCCCCCGGCGCCACCGGCGAACTGCTGATCGGCGGACCGGGTGTGGCGGCGGGCTATCTCGGCCGCCCCGAGCTGACCGCCGAGAAGTTCATCCATAACCCCTGGGATACGGACGGCGGCGCCCCGGTGCTCTACCGCTCGGGCGATGCGGTGGCGGTGGACGAAAACGGCGACATCACCTTCCACGGCCGTATCGACGATCAGGTGAAGATCCGCGGCTTCCGCGTCGAGCTGGGCGAGATCGAGGCCCGCCTCTCCGCCCTGCCCGGCGTCAATCAGGCGGCGGTATCGTTGCGCACCGACGACGGCATCGAGCGACTGGTGGCGACCATCGTGCCCGAGGCGGGGGCCAGCATCGAGGGCGGCGCCCTCAAGGAAGGCCTGCGCGGCCAGTTGCCCGCCTACATGGTGCCGTCCCACTTTCTGGTGGTCGACGAACTGCCCCGCCTGATCTCGGGCAAGCTGAACCGCAAGGCGCTGAAGGGCTTTCCCCTGGACCTGTCGGTGGGCGGCGGCGAGCAGGAAGAGCCGGCCACCCCCACCGAGGCGGCCCTGCTGGAGGCCGCCCGGCGGGCGTTCCCCGGCCAGGCCATTCCCTTCGAGGCCGATTTCTTCCTCGACCTCGGCGGTCATTCGCTGCTGGCCGCCAAGTTCGTCTCGGCGGTGCGCGAAACGCCGGCCCTGGCCAGCCTGACCCTCAACGAGATCTATTCCGCCCGCACCCTGCGGGCCATGGGAGCGCTGCTCGACGCCCGCGCCCCCGCCCCCGGCGCCAAGGCCGCCGACCTGTCCTTCGACCCGCCCACCCTGAAACGCCGGTTCCTGTGCGGTCTGGCCCAGGCCGTCGCCATGCCGTTCATCCTGGCGCTGACCACGGCGCCGTGGCTGGGCGTGTTCATTTCGTACATGCTGCTGTCGGGCGAGGATGCCAGCTTCCTCAAGGAGATGAGCACCCTGATGGTCACCTATGCGGTGATCAATGTGGGCACCGTCACCGCCTCCATCGCGCTGAAATGGGTGATCCTGGGGCGGACCAGGCCCGGACGGCACAAGCTGTGGGGGCCCTATTATTTCCGCTGGTGGCTGGCCCAGCGCGTGGTCAGCGTCGCCCACATCAAGTGGTTCCAGGGCACGCCGATCATGAGCATCTACCTGCGCCTGCTGGGCGCCAAGGTGGGCAGCGACTGCGTGCTGTCGGAAATGGAAGCCGGCGCCTTCGATCTGGTGAGCATCGGCAACGGCGTGTCCATCGGCGGCAAGACCCGGCTGGCCAATGCCGAGGCGATCGGCGACGAGCTGGTGATCGGCACCATCGCCATCGGCGACGACGCCTATATCGGCACCTCCTGCATGATCAGCCACGGCGTGGTGATCGAGACGGGCGGCGAGCTGGGCGACCTGACCTCCGTCGCGCCCGATGTGCGGGTGGGCCGCTACGAGCATTGGGACGGCTCGCCCGGCCGCAAGGTGGGCATGGTCGACGCGGCCGCCCTGCCCGAGGCCGCCCAAGCCAGCTTCGGCCGCAAGCTGGGGCTGACCCTGCTCTATGGCCTGATGCTGGTGGTCCTGCCGCCCATCAGCCTGCTGCCCATCTTCCCGGCCTTCTCCATTTTCGAGCGCCTGAGCGACGTCCTGGTGGGCGGCGAATACGCCACCATCCTGCCGCTGCTGGCCTGGCCCACCGCCATGGCGCTGATCGCCGTCACCGTGCTGCTGATCGCCATCGTGCGCTGGTCGGTGCTGCCGGTGGTGACGGCGGGCAGCTATTCCATCTATGGCGGCTTTTACGTCCGTAAATGGATCGTCGCCCTGGCCACCGAGCTGATGCTGGAGACCCTGTCGTCGCTCTACGCCACCGTCTACATGCGGCTGTGGTACCGCCTGATGGGCGCCAAGATCGGCAAGGACGCCGAGATTTCCTGCAATCTGGCCGGGCGCTACGACCTGACCGATATCGGGCCGGGCTGCTTCATCGCCGACGAGGTGGTGCTGGGCGACGAATGCGTGCGGCGCGGCTGGATGGTGCTGGAACCGGTGAAGACCGAAGCCCGCGTCTTCGTCGGCAACGACGCGGTGGTGCCGCCCGGCGCGGTCATTCCCACCGGCACGCTGATCGGCATCAAGTCGCGCCCGCCGACCAATGCCGAGATGTCGCCCGGCGACACCTGGTTCGGCAATCCGCCGTTCAAGCTGCCGGTACGCCAGCGCTTCGACGACGTGGGTTCCAACTGGACCTTCGCGCCGCCCCTGTGGCGCCGGGTGTTGCGCGCCGTGTTCGAGGCCTTCGCCGTCTCGTTGCCCACCGCGCTGTTCATCACCTTCGGCATCCTGACCGTCGACCTGCTGGCGCCCAGCATCCTGGCGCGGGACTACGCCATCGTCCTGCCGCTGTTCGTCGCCGCCTCGGTGGCCATTTCCTTCTCGCTGGCCCTGTCGTCGGTGGCGGTGAAGTGGCTGATGATGGGGGTCTACCGCCCCACCGCCAAGCCCATGTGGTCGTGGTGGGCGCTGCGGACCGAAGCCGTGGCGGTAATGTATTGGGGCCTGGCGGGCAAGGTGCTGCTGGACCACCTGCGCGGCACGCCGTTCCTGCCCTGGTTCCTGTGGCTGTACGGCTGCCGCTTCGGCTCCGGCGTGTTCATGGACACCACCGACATCACCGAGTTCGACTGCATCGAGGTCGGCGATTTCTGCGCCATCAACTCGCTGTCGGCGCTGCAGACCCACCTCTACGAAGATCGGGTGATGAAGGTGGGCCGCGTCAAGCTGGGCACCGGCGTCACGGTGGGTTCGGGTTCGACCGTTCTCTACGACACCGATGTGGGCGACTTCGCCCGCGTGGGCAAGCTGACCATCATCATGAAGGGCGAAGGCCTTCCCGCCCATTCCCAATGGGAGGGCGCGCCCGCCCAGACGGTTACCGTCCGGTCATGA
- a CDS encoding response regulator transcription factor, with protein MTVRILIAEDQQLVRQGLVALLAVDDVTIVGEAEDGKGALEMARTLSPDVVLMDLSMPELDGVEATRRIKQVAPQVRVLVLTVANCERRVAEALAAGADGYALKKLGHAELMAAIKAVCAGKTYLGPGLSEDLVKEYLEGSDMGGGSLTAREREVLQLIARGHKNREIADDLGIAIKTVETHRTKIMQKLDLHNSAELAAYAIRRGLIE; from the coding sequence GTGACGGTACGCATTCTGATAGCCGAGGATCAACAGCTGGTTCGTCAGGGCCTGGTTGCCCTGCTGGCGGTTGACGATGTCACCATCGTCGGCGAGGCCGAGGACGGCAAGGGCGCGCTGGAGATGGCCCGTACCCTGTCGCCCGACGTGGTGCTGATGGACCTGTCCATGCCCGAGCTGGACGGTGTCGAGGCGACGCGGCGTATCAAGCAGGTCGCTCCCCAGGTGCGGGTTCTGGTCCTGACCGTCGCCAATTGCGAGCGGCGGGTGGCCGAGGCCCTGGCCGCCGGCGCCGACGGCTATGCCCTGAAGAAGCTCGGCCACGCCGAACTGATGGCGGCCATCAAGGCGGTTTGCGCCGGCAAGACCTATCTGGGTCCCGGTCTGTCCGAGGATCTGGTGAAGGAATACCTGGAAGGTTCGGATATGGGCGGCGGCTCGCTGACCGCCCGCGAGCGCGAGGTGCTGCAACTGATCGCCCGCGGCCACAAGAACCGCGAGATCGCCGACGATCTGGGCATCGCCATCAAGACGGTGGAGACCCACCGCACCAAGATCATGCAGAAGCTCGACCTGCATAATTCCGCCGAACTGGCGGCCTATGCCATCCGGCGCGGGCTGATCGAGTAG
- a CDS encoding EAL domain-containing protein: MAADISLRRKLRVAFVGLALGPLLLAGLALSVAVYRLQDRQTEAIQRQVGRAIVSDFRNYLGTLILELEEPVRRQGVAMLDARGRQMLVEGLIAFEPMFIEVAVLDVEGGVLARASRYEPVISSGAAGVAHLPEVAAAMIGGANAIGGIRQYAATNEPMIGLAVPSIDPKSGRPEGFILAQARFRRVWELTQPLPGLGHLNSYVLDHAGQVIAHRNPSVVLAHTVRPLPVIDGIGRGLDGAWSFSTSEAFVIGGRRFLVVVEQPLLNALKLPVGTVLIVALVLLFGGIGAWILVRHAQRTILAPIGALAEAVRDVEAGDMTRRAPVTSSDEVGALAAAFNSMTGRVADLLHDLGDSEEKFRLVMESASDALLVIDADGRIVSWNRGASRMFGYERDEILGHDVTQLMPEHMRERHREVLAHIRQQADGQVNTDPREQPAQRKDGTLFPVEVTLAGFSFKGSRFYSGIMRDISARKEAESNIRFLARHDALTGLANRVVLREKLDEILPETGARQLHCLLFIDLDNFKVVNDVLGHSFGDRLLVEVADRLRSIEGGHNIVCRHGGDEFILLAPDIQSREKAVELAERVLAVMSDAFAIDAQAIEVGCSIGIAMAPDDGTDAETLIRKADIAMYKAKEKGRLGYQFFTAAMDRQMIERRELEKSLRRGLRDGELFIHLQPKVRLLGGGVTGFEALARWHCAEHGMVPPARFIPVAEECGLIAAIGDTVLRQTLETMAGWRSDGRNALPVAVNLSAGQLGNPALASDIDALLREYGLPSSLLELELTESMLMGDVDQVRAILFRLKDLGIKLSIDDFGTGYSSLSYLKRFPVDVLKIDRSFVADLPGDPEGEAICLAIIRMAKALSLAVVAEGVETEAQSAFLSENGCDFAQGFLFARPLPAEQAAEYLPLVCTPDPPT; this comes from the coding sequence ATGGCCGCTGACATCTCCTTGCGCCGCAAGCTGCGCGTCGCCTTCGTCGGACTGGCGCTGGGGCCGCTGCTGCTGGCCGGCCTCGCCCTGTCCGTGGCCGTCTACCGGCTGCAAGATCGCCAGACCGAGGCCATCCAGCGGCAGGTCGGCCGGGCCATTGTGTCCGACTTCCGCAATTACCTGGGAACCCTGATCCTCGAACTGGAGGAGCCGGTCCGCCGCCAGGGCGTGGCCATGCTCGACGCCAGGGGGCGGCAGATGCTGGTCGAGGGGCTGATCGCCTTCGAGCCCATGTTCATCGAGGTGGCGGTGTTGGACGTCGAGGGCGGCGTCCTGGCGCGGGCCAGCCGCTATGAACCGGTGATTTCCTCTGGCGCGGCCGGTGTCGCCCATCTGCCCGAGGTGGCGGCCGCCATGATCGGCGGCGCCAACGCCATCGGCGGCATCCGCCAGTACGCCGCCACCAACGAGCCGATGATCGGTCTGGCGGTTCCCTCCATCGATCCGAAGAGCGGCCGGCCGGAAGGCTTCATCCTGGCCCAGGCCCGCTTCCGGCGGGTGTGGGAACTGACCCAGCCGCTGCCCGGCCTGGGGCATCTGAACAGCTACGTCCTCGACCATGCCGGTCAGGTGATCGCCCACCGCAATCCTTCCGTGGTGCTGGCCCACACCGTACGGCCGCTGCCGGTGATCGACGGCATCGGCCGGGGGCTGGACGGCGCCTGGTCCTTCTCCACCAGCGAGGCCTTCGTGATCGGCGGGCGGCGTTTCCTGGTGGTGGTCGAGCAGCCGCTGCTCAACGCCCTGAAACTGCCGGTCGGAACGGTGCTGATCGTCGCCCTGGTCCTGCTGTTCGGCGGCATCGGCGCCTGGATTCTGGTCCGCCACGCCCAGCGCACCATCCTGGCGCCCATCGGCGCCCTGGCCGAGGCGGTGCGCGACGTGGAGGCCGGCGACATGACCCGGCGGGCGCCGGTCACCTCGTCGGACGAGGTCGGCGCCCTGGCCGCCGCCTTCAACTCCATGACCGGCCGGGTGGCCGACCTGCTGCATGATCTGGGCGATTCCGAGGAAAAGTTCCGTCTGGTGATGGAAAGCGCCAGCGACGCCCTGCTGGTGATCGATGCCGACGGCCGCATCGTGTCGTGGAACCGGGGGGCCTCCCGCATGTTCGGCTACGAACGGGACGAAATCCTGGGCCACGACGTCACCCAACTGATGCCCGAGCACATGCGGGAGCGCCACCGGGAAGTCCTCGCCCACATCCGGCAACAGGCGGACGGTCAGGTCAACACCGACCCGCGCGAGCAGCCGGCCCAGCGCAAGGACGGCACCCTGTTTCCGGTGGAAGTCACCCTGGCCGGCTTCTCGTTCAAGGGCAGCCGCTTCTATTCCGGCATCATGCGCGATATCTCGGCGCGCAAGGAGGCGGAGTCCAACATCCGCTTCCTGGCCCGCCACGACGCACTGACGGGGCTGGCCAACCGGGTGGTGCTGCGCGAGAAGCTGGACGAGATCCTGCCCGAGACCGGGGCGCGGCAACTGCATTGCCTGCTGTTCATCGATCTGGACAACTTCAAGGTGGTCAACGACGTTCTCGGCCACAGCTTCGGCGACCGGCTGCTGGTCGAGGTGGCCGACCGTCTGCGCTCCATCGAGGGCGGCCACAATATCGTCTGTCGCCATGGTGGCGACGAGTTCATCCTGCTGGCTCCCGACATCCAGAGCCGGGAAAAGGCGGTGGAACTGGCCGAACGGGTGCTGGCGGTGATGAGCGACGCCTTCGCCATCGATGCCCAGGCCATCGAGGTGGGATGCTCCATCGGCATCGCCATGGCGCCCGATGACGGGACCGATGCCGAGACCCTGATCCGCAAGGCCGACATCGCCATGTACAAGGCCAAGGAGAAGGGCCGGCTGGGCTATCAGTTCTTCACCGCCGCCATGGACCGCCAGATGATCGAGCGCCGCGAGCTGGAGAAAAGCCTGCGCCGGGGCCTGCGCGACGGCGAACTGTTCATCCACCTGCAGCCCAAGGTCCGGCTGCTCGGGGGCGGTGTCACCGGATTCGAGGCCCTGGCCCGCTGGCACTGCGCCGAGCACGGCATGGTGCCGCCCGCCCGCTTCATTCCGGTGGCCGAGGAATGCGGCCTGATCGCCGCCATCGGCGACACGGTGCTGCGCCAGACCCTGGAGACCATGGCCGGCTGGCGCTCGGACGGACGCAATGCGCTGCCGGTGGCGGTCAACCTGTCGGCGGGGCAGTTGGGCAATCCGGCTTTGGCCAGCGACATCGACGCCCTGCTGCGCGAATACGGCCTGCCGTCATCGCTGCTCGAACTGGAACTGACCGAAAGCATGCTGATGGGTGACGTGGATCAGGTGCGCGCCATTCTGTTCCGCCTCAAGGATCTGGGCATCAAGCTCAGCATCGACGATTTCGGCACCGGCTATTCCAGCCTCAGCTACCTGAAGCGCTTTCCCGTGGACGTACTGAAGATCGACCGTTCCTTTGTCGCAGACCTGCCCGGCGATCCCGAGGGCGAGGCCATCTGCCTCGCCATCATCCGCATGGCCAAGGCCCTGTCCCTGGCCGTGGTCGCCGAAGGGGTGGAGACCGAGGCGCAAAGCGCCTTTCTGAGCGAGAACGGCTGTGATTTCGCCCAGGGTTTCCTCTTCGCCCGCCCGTTGCCGGCGGAGCAGGCGGCGGAATACCTGCCCCTGGTGTGCACCCCCGACCCGCCGACGTAA